The following proteins are co-located in the Roseiconus lacunae genome:
- a CDS encoding ExbD/TolR family protein: MAVEIKRSSVAGTLSLTPLIDVVFLLLIFFLVTSEFEEEERRLDIVLPTATSAVPMVGKPREIVIDIDETGEIYMRGQKTSLQELERLLKASVASNPTQQTAVIRADRGTSFQPVVSVMDLCNQTGISDYSVTTQEGPPPDTAN, from the coding sequence ATGGCGGTCGAAATAAAACGCTCCAGCGTCGCCGGAACACTCAGCCTGACACCACTGATCGATGTCGTGTTTTTGCTCTTGATTTTCTTCCTGGTAACCAGCGAATTCGAAGAGGAAGAACGTCGTTTAGATATCGTGCTTCCGACGGCGACCAGCGCCGTACCGATGGTCGGAAAACCTCGTGAGATCGTGATCGACATCGACGAAACGGGCGAGATCTACATGCGTGGGCAAAAAACTTCGCTCCAGGAGTTGGAACGTCTGCTCAAAGCGAGCGTTGCGTCCAATCCGACCCAACAAACCGCCGTGATTCGAGCCGACCGAGGCACGTCGTTCCAGCCGGTCGTCAGTGTGATGGATTTGTGCAACCAGACCGGCATCAGTGATTACTCGGTCACAACACAAGAAGGCCCGCCGCCGGATACAGCCAATTGA